tgcgccacccaggcgccccttcgacctttcttttttaaaaaaaaaatttttttaatgtttatttatttttgagagagagacagaatgtgagtgggttaggggcaaagagagagggagacacagaatctgaagcaggctccaggctccaagctgtcagcacagagcccaacgctgggcttgaactcacaagctgtgcgatcatgacctgagccaaagtcggaggctcaaccgactgagccacccaggggcccctccccatCTTTCTTGAACTCTCTGCTGCTCTCCTTCTTATCTATCTCAAATCATGCTTTCCTCATCTCTTGGTATACCTGTTCCTGTCTGTTTCTGGGCCTTTCTCTCCCTGGggtttcccaccccaccccacccgctcTCCCTcgatttcttccttcctcctcaaaaATGATACATTGAtatggcttctgtgtctcctccagtgaacttctttttcttatttctcacatattcttctctcccttcctacaCATAATgcagaaatggaatttttatattCGTTACtgtttatagattatttttaattttcaaggctgttagacaaaacatttaaattcctctctgattgattgattgattgattgattttgagacagagacagaacacgagcaggggaggggcagagagagagggagacacataatttgaagcaggctccaggctctgggctgtcagcacagagcccaacacagggctcaaatttgtgaaccgcaagatcatgacctgagccaaagtcagatgcttaaccgaccgagccacccaggcgtccctaaatttgtctctgtaggggcgcctgagtagctcagttggttgagtgtccaacttcagcttagtcatgatctcatgatgtgtgagtttgggccccaagtcaggctcactgctgtcagggcagagcctgcttcagatcctctgtctgtttctgtctctgtctctgtctgtctctccgtccctccccctcttatgcgctctctctctctctctctctctctcaaaaataaacatttaaaaaatcataatcataatcataaattCCTCTCTGTAAAAATATGCCCAGTACTGAcgtgtgggtggcttagtcggttacacatccgactcttgatttcagctcaggtcattagtttgagccctgcgttgggctctgtactaacagtgtggagcctgctagggattctctctcccctctctgcccctccctggctcttgctctctctcaaaaataaagttaaaaaaaaaaaaaataggtggtaCCTGGGGGCTAGTGACTGCCAAAAGGAAATTGATACCCTGTGATGCAGAAAACCCTGCTGTCTTTCAGAACTGGCTTTGCAAtgagaatttaatgaaatatttctagaatGTAACTGGACCCAGAGGAAACCAATATAAAGTTACAGGGGCCCAGTGCTTCAACTATAAATTCCAGTAGAAGACTGGTTTGGTTGCTAAGCAGAGAACAGTGTTAGAGGTTTAAACAATGATTCagttcataaaaatttaaaaacgacTTTATCTTTGACAGTGAAATGCCTAAGGACCCCCTGAAGACCATTCTGTTAGAGTTGGAATGTCACTTTACATGGAATTTACTTAAGGAAGACATTCTGTTTGATGTGGAAAATACAATCGGGCAGCAGCTTGAGTTTCTCACCACAGAATCCAGACTCACTCTTTACAACCTATTGGCCTATGTGAAACACCTAAAAGGGCAAAATGAAGATGCCCTGGCGTGCTTGGAACAAGCAGAAGACATAACCTGGAGAGAGCACCCGGACAAAGAAGAAATACGGCGTCTGGTCACTTGGGGAAACTATGCCTGGGTGTACTATCACATGGACCAGCTTAAGGAGGCACAGAGGCATTTAGACAAGATAGGGGCCGTCTGCAAGAAACGGTCCAGTCCTTCTGACTACAAGTTGGAGAGTCCTGAGATTGAATGTGAAAAAGGGTGGGCATTCTTGAAATTTGGAGGAAAGTATTACCAGAAGGCTAAAGCGGCTTTTGAGAAGGCTCTGGAAGCGGAACCTGACAATCCAGAATTCAGCATTGGCTACGCCATCACGGTGTATCGGCTGGATGACGGTAACAGAGGAGGGCCTGCAAGGAGCTTGTCTCTGGGCCCGCTGAGGAAGGCTGTCACCCTGAACCCAGATAACGCCTACGTGAAGGTTTTACTGGCGCTGAAGCTTCAAGATGTACATGCAGAAGCTGAAGGGGAAAGGCACATTGAAGAAATCCTGGACCAGATAGCTTCCCAACCTTACGTCCTTCGTTATGCAGCCAAAttctacaggagaaaaaaatcctgGGACGAAGCTCTTGGACTTTTGAAAAAGGGCTTGAAGGCGACGCCCACGTCCTCGTTCCTGCATCACCAGATGGGACTCTGCTATAGGGCACAAATGATCCAGATCAAGAAGGACACGTGCAACAGGCCTAAAGGGGAGGATAAACTGAGAGTCGACAGGCTTATTGCGATGGCTCTCTCTCATTTCAAAGCAGCTGTGGAACGAGACTCCACGTTTGCATTTGCCTACACGGACCTGGCCAACATGTACGCTGAGGGAGGCCAGTATACCAAGGCTGAAGACGTTTTCCAGAAAGCCCTTCACCTGGAGAACATAACTGATGATCACAGACATCAGATCCACTATTACTATGGCCGCTTTCAGGAATTTCACTGTAAATCAGAAAGTACTGCCATCCACCATTATGTAGAGGCCTTGAAGCTTAGAGACCGGTCACTCCTCCGGACCAAACTAACAAGTGCTCTGAAGAAATTGGCTCTCAAGAGACTTAGTCACGAGGCTTCAGATGTGCAGAGTTTATGTGCCCTGGGGTTTGTTTACAAgctggagggagaaaagaggcaagCTGCTGAGTTCTATGCTCGGGCCCAGGGGATAGACCCAGAAAATGCAGAGTCCCTTGCTGCTCTCTGTGAGCTCAGACTTTGTATTTAAATACACACTCTAGGAAATTACTTTGAAGATTTTCTCCTCATTGTGGGTTCAAGTATTCTTGTTCATTGTTTTAATCTATTGTTAATTGTAGAGCCgatttttattgaatgtttactgtgTAGCAGGCATCATGCTAAATATGAatctttcactgttttttttttctaatgaaaatagTGTAATCCATTTGGCAACAAAAACATTCCAGATGTTGTTACCTTTCAAAAATGGGAGGGCTATTATGACTTTACACCTCGATCTCtgctatttataataattttctgataaattttttgtcaaatttcaCATATTGCTCACTTATGCAACAAGCATAATCTTGCCGTAAGCCTTTGACCCCTAGGTCAAGAACGGACTTTCGGCAAAATGGAAAATTCTATTAGTTAAGCTCTTAACTGTGTAGCTTGCCAAAGATGGATCCTATCCAGTTCTGACTCTGAGGAAGGTATTGAACCATGAGCCCGCTAGTCACTTAAAGAATCCTTTTTGTTGAAAGAAAGAGTTCTTAACAGTAAAAAGTCTGCTGTCTGTGATGACCtcaatgaaaggagaaaaaaactagaacaggggaaaaaagatttctttaaatacagAATTCCAAAATGTTCATTACACAATTAGAAATAGTTGTGAGGAAAAAAGTGAACAATGGAAAACCCTTAGTCTCGAGTTTCTCCCGTCTTTCAACTGGAAAGTAAACCTTATCTAAATGGAATTAACTTCATTCCAACTAAAACTGCAGAAGTTTTAGGTTAAAATCATTGCGCAGATTGAGGAATTGTGGGAGAAATGATAATTAAATGGATGCACTAGATATCCCCATTCTACATCCATAGATTGCCAAGTTTTGGTGATTAAGTTTTGGGTCCGGGCTGGGTGGTTCTTGTTCCCCCAGTTTCCAGCCTGTGGTTAACTGTTCAAGCATTCCAAAGTTACTTCTGTGTGGCTCTTTCTTTTGCCTGAAGTTTTCAGATTGACATGTTTTCCTGTAGATCGTGCAGTAGTTAAGCCCTGCTTTCCGTTTGAATATCCACCTCGAAGGGTCTACTACTCAAGGACTCTGACCCCAGGGATGCTTTTTACAATGGGATGCTACTGAAAGTGGCTTCTTTTATGTTGTTTCTTTGAGTATCATACACAATTGTATCTACCACCAGTGTTAGTGGAAAGGCGTGCCGTGCGATTTGATTCTCCATACTGCCACTGCCTTAAGACTGCCATGAATTTGTGTGTTATTTCTacttgttactatttttatttttttaattaaattttctgttATGGTTTTGATGGGTTTGATTATTATAAAAGTGGTGAATTCTCactgtaaaatttcaaataaacagaaGCATATGAATTTACAAGTAAGAGCACTTCCCTCACTCTAACCCAGTTCCACACCCCCATGGTAACCTGTTAACAATTTAATATGTAtccttccagatatttttctATGCATATTCAGACACACATCCATACTGCAGTGTATTTCgcgaattaaatttttttaaatgtttgttttacttaagtctctgctgtgtttattttgctccatttcatatgtttattcaggaaggaagaacagggaagggaaggatctTTACTCAGGTATTTCAGAAATTCAGGACTGAAGTCCTAACCTGTCAGAAGAAGCATTTGTCACACTTTGCATCAAATATTTTGCAGCAAGTCATTTTCTCTCACTGGGAATAATGTTGTAATCAAGCTTATGTTCCCAAGTAGGGACTCCACATGCAATTAAATACAATTatgatatcaaaataaaagtatctgcatttaaatattagattttaaagtctattaaatgactttaaaatttacTAGATATTAGAATCTTGAAGAATTGGCTCACGTGATTACGGAGGCCGAGGACCAGAATCACGGGTCACTGTCCACAAGCtgcagacccaggagagccaatgcTATAATTCCAGTCTGGGCCAAAGGCCTGAGAGCTGGAGGGACAATGCCATAGGCTGAGGTCCAAGTGTGAGGGCCCGAGAACCAGGAAGGCCGATGTACAGGCTCCAGTCTAAGGGGAGGAGAAGACACATGTCCAGCTCACACAGCCAGGCAGACAGAATTCACActccctctgccttcttgttGTACTCAGACCCTCACCAGACCGGGTGGTGCCCAGCCAACACTGGGGAAGACAGTCTGCTTTACCCCTGCCTCCTGAGTCAGATGCTggtcacagacacacccagaactGATGTTAGACTCGAAGTCTGGGCCTCCCACAGCCCGGGCAGATTGACACACAAACTTAACCTGTAACTGCATCCCAGGGCGCGGTGCCTGGCAGGTGCACATCACAGTGACCGTGTCTATTTTCTCCACAGTGAGGTCAACAAGAATTCTCTGGAAAAAATCCTCCCACAGCTGAAATGCCATTTCACATGGAACTTACTTGAAAAAGATGGTATCTCGCGTGATCCAGAAGACAGAGTGTGTGACCAGATTGAATTCGTAAACGCTGAGTTCAAAGCTACAATGTACAACTTTTTGGCCTACATAAAACACTTAAATGGTCACAACGAGGCCGCCCTGGAGTGCCTACAGCAAGCTGAGGAGCTGGTCCAGCGAGAACACTCTGATCAAGCAGAAATCAGAAGGCTGGTCACCTGGGGAAACTATGCCCGGGTCTACTATCACCTGGGCAGACTCGCAGATGCTCAGATCTATGTGGACAAGGTGAAACAAGTATGCGGGAAGCTTCCAAATCAGTACAGTACTGAGTGGCCG
The genomic region above belongs to Felis catus isolate Fca126 chromosome D2, F.catus_Fca126_mat1.0, whole genome shotgun sequence and contains:
- the LOC101100156 gene encoding interferon-induced protein with tetratricopeptide repeats 5 isoform X1, with the protein product MRSPQPPWAGPVCKPLEQKRMCISLCPRAGACEMPKDPLKTILLELECHFTWNLLKEDILFDVENTIGQQLEFLTTESRLTLYNLLAYVKHLKGQNEDALACLEQAEDITWREHPDKEEIRRLVTWGNYAWVYYHMDQLKEAQRHLDKIGAVCKKRSSPSDYKLESPEIECEKGWAFLKFGGKYYQKAKAAFEKALEAEPDNPEFSIGYAITVYRLDDGNRGGPARSLSLGPLRKAVTLNPDNAYVKVLLALKLQDVHAEAEGERHIEEILDQIASQPYVLRYAAKFYRRKKSWDEALGLLKKGLKATPTSSFLHHQMGLCYRAQMIQIKKDTCNRPKGEDKLRVDRLIAMALSHFKAAVERDSTFAFAYTDLANMYAEGGQYTKAEDVFQKALHLENITDDHRHQIHYYYGRFQEFHCKSESTAIHHYVEALKLRDRSLLRTKLTSALKKLALKRLSHEASDVQSLCALGFVYKLEGEKRQAAEFYARAQGIDPENAESLAALCELRLCI
- the LOC101100156 gene encoding interferon-induced protein with tetratricopeptide repeats 5 isoform X2 → MPKDPLKTILLELECHFTWNLLKEDILFDVENTIGQQLEFLTTESRLTLYNLLAYVKHLKGQNEDALACLEQAEDITWREHPDKEEIRRLVTWGNYAWVYYHMDQLKEAQRHLDKIGAVCKKRSSPSDYKLESPEIECEKGWAFLKFGGKYYQKAKAAFEKALEAEPDNPEFSIGYAITVYRLDDGNRGGPARSLSLGPLRKAVTLNPDNAYVKVLLALKLQDVHAEAEGERHIEEILDQIASQPYVLRYAAKFYRRKKSWDEALGLLKKGLKATPTSSFLHHQMGLCYRAQMIQIKKDTCNRPKGEDKLRVDRLIAMALSHFKAAVERDSTFAFAYTDLANMYAEGGQYTKAEDVFQKALHLENITDDHRHQIHYYYGRFQEFHCKSESTAIHHYVEALKLRDRSLLRTKLTSALKKLALKRLSHEASDVQSLCALGFVYKLEGEKRQAAEFYARAQGIDPENAESLAALCELRLCI